A single region of the Streptomyces vilmorinianum genome encodes:
- a CDS encoding PTS fructose transporter subunit IIABC, with product MSKMITADLVDLDLSAGTKEAAARSLAERMVALGRVTDLDGFLADVAAREAQMPTGLDGGIGIPHCRSAHVTAPTLAFGRAPQGIDFGAPDGPADLIFLIAAPAGADDAHLTILSSLARQLMNEAFTTALRSATSPPEAAALISGDQPPSPADDASEAAASPRAVPASPTTTAGPAASGETASASAGREPAEGDGTPAAPASPGAVPASAGPAATARSSASTPAASGGTASASAGRDAAAPAAEPAEGDGPSVQAAPNAVSAAPPGDGTPAAPASPGAVPASADPAASVDGGLGGTPSFGKGRGGGEAPFRIVAVTSCPTGIAHTYMAAESLEKAGRAAGVEVVVETQGSAGFARLDPDVIAAADGVIFAHDVPVREKERFAGKPTVDVGVKAGINRPAELISEVRGKAERGEVAAGTPTPVESAGEPGEGYGTKLRKWLMSGVSYMVPFVAAGGLLIALGFAIGGYDINKAPSVAEHFAWGQADSWAALMFQIGGLAFSFLVPVLAGYIAYGMADRPGLVPGFVGGAIALTINAGFLGGLAAGLIAGGTVLAIQKVKVPAALRGIMPVVVIPLLASIVVGFLMFLVIGKPIASLQKAMTDWLSGLSGANAIILGVILGLMMCFDLGGPVNKVAYAFAVGGLATPNEGSLKVMAAVMAAGMVPPLAMALATTVRGRLFTKTERENGKAAWVLGASFISEGAIPFAAADPLRVIPSAMVGGAVTGALSMAFECTLRAPHGGFFVLPLIGNPLLYLLAILAGTLVSAALVILLKGARTSAPVGNGGTEEKPQAETKVAVAA from the coding sequence ATGAGCAAGATGATCACCGCGGACCTGGTCGATCTCGACCTGTCCGCCGGCACCAAGGAAGCGGCGGCCCGTTCGCTCGCGGAGCGCATGGTCGCGCTCGGCCGGGTGACCGACCTCGACGGCTTCCTGGCGGACGTGGCCGCCCGCGAGGCCCAGATGCCCACCGGCCTCGACGGCGGCATCGGCATCCCGCACTGCCGCAGCGCCCACGTGACGGCCCCGACCCTCGCTTTCGGCCGCGCCCCCCAGGGCATCGACTTCGGCGCCCCGGACGGCCCGGCGGACCTGATCTTCCTGATCGCGGCCCCGGCGGGCGCGGACGACGCCCACCTGACGATCCTCTCCTCCCTGGCCCGCCAACTGATGAACGAGGCCTTCACGACAGCCCTCCGCTCAGCCACCTCACCCCCCGAGGCAGCGGCCCTGATCTCAGGCGACCAGCCGCCGTCGCCCGCCGACGACGCGTCTGAAGCCGCGGCTTCGCCGCGCGCCGTGCCCGCCTCGCCGACCACCACGGCGGGGCCGGCCGCCTCCGGCGAGACGGCTTCGGCCTCCGCCGGGCGGGAGCCCGCCGAAGGCGACGGCACGCCTGCCGCCCCGGCTTCGCCGGGCGCCGTGCCCGCCTCCGCCGGCCCCGCCGCCACCGCGCGGTCCTCGGCCTCCACGCCGGCTGCCTCCGGCGGGACGGCTTCGGCCTCCGCCGGGCGGGATGCCGCCGCACCGGCGGCCGAGCCCGCCGAAGGCGACGGGCCGTCCGTCCAGGCCGCACCGAACGCCGTGTCGGCTGCGCCGCCCGGCGACGGCACGCCTGCCGCCCCGGCTTCGCCGGGCGCCGTGCCCGCCTCCGCCGACCCCGCCGCCTCCGTTGATGGGGGGCTGGGGGGAACCCCCAGTTTCGGGAAGGGGCGGGGTGGGGGAGAGGCGCCGTTCAGGATCGTTGCCGTCACCTCGTGTCCCACCGGCATCGCCCACACCTACATGGCCGCCGAGTCCCTCGAAAAGGCTGGCCGCGCCGCCGGTGTCGAGGTCGTCGTCGAGACGCAGGGCTCCGCCGGGTTCGCGCGGCTCGACCCCGACGTCATCGCCGCGGCCGACGGCGTGATCTTCGCGCACGACGTTCCCGTCCGCGAGAAGGAACGATTCGCCGGGAAGCCGACCGTCGACGTCGGCGTCAAGGCCGGCATCAACCGGCCCGCCGAGCTGATCTCCGAGGTCCGCGGCAAGGCCGAGCGCGGCGAGGTCGCCGCAGGCACGCCCACCCCCGTCGAGAGCGCGGGCGAGCCGGGCGAGGGCTACGGCACCAAGCTCCGCAAGTGGCTGATGTCCGGCGTCAGTTACATGGTCCCGTTCGTCGCCGCAGGCGGTCTCCTCATCGCCCTCGGCTTCGCCATCGGCGGCTACGACATCAACAAGGCCCCCTCCGTCGCCGAGCACTTCGCCTGGGGCCAGGCCGACTCCTGGGCCGCGCTGATGTTCCAGATCGGCGGGCTCGCCTTCAGCTTCCTCGTCCCGGTCCTCGCCGGTTACATCGCGTACGGCATGGCCGACCGCCCCGGTCTCGTCCCCGGCTTCGTCGGCGGCGCGATCGCCCTCACCATCAACGCGGGCTTCCTCGGCGGCCTCGCCGCCGGTCTGATCGCCGGCGGCACGGTCCTCGCCATCCAGAAGGTGAAGGTGCCCGCGGCCCTGCGGGGCATCATGCCGGTCGTGGTGATCCCGCTGCTCGCGTCGATCGTCGTCGGCTTCCTGATGTTCCTGGTGATCGGCAAGCCGATCGCGAGCCTCCAGAAGGCGATGACCGACTGGCTGTCCGGACTCTCCGGCGCCAACGCGATCATCCTGGGCGTGATCCTCGGCCTGATGATGTGCTTCGACCTCGGCGGCCCCGTCAACAAGGTCGCGTACGCCTTCGCCGTCGGCGGTCTCGCCACCCCCAACGAGGGCTCCCTCAAGGTCATGGCCGCCGTGATGGCCGCCGGCATGGTGCCGCCGCTCGCGATGGCGCTGGCCACGACCGTACGCGGCAGGCTCTTCACCAAGACCGAGCGGGAGAACGGCAAGGCGGCCTGGGTCCTCGGAGCCTCGTTCATCAGCGAAGGCGCCATCCCCTTCGCCGCGGCCGACCCGCTGCGGGTCATCCCGTCCGCGATGGTGGGCGGCGCGGTCACCGGCGCTCTGTCGATGGCCTTCGAGTGCACCCTGCGGGCCCCGCACGGAGGCTTCTTCGTGCTCCCGCTGATCGGCAACCCGCTGCTCTACCTGCTCGCGATCCTGGCGGGCACCCTGGTGAGCGCCGCACTTGTCATCCTCCTCAAGGGCGCACGCACGTCGGCCCCCGTGGGAAACGGGGGCACGGAGGAGAAGCCTCAGGCTGAGACGAAGGTGGCCGTAGCAGCCTGA
- a CDS encoding glycosyltransferase: MKPSICLCMIVKNEARVIERCLASVRDLVDAWVVSDTGSTDGTQELIRNALRGIPGELYEEPWTDFGHNRSLNIRHARGRADYLLLLDADHVLRREGPLPPLTADAYLLRHEGALEYRIKRLVRGDIAWRYEGVTHEYLTADGAGGQERTSENLDALVVEHFADGGSRHDKFERDARLLTAELARDPANPRTVFYLAQTMRDMGRTDEAVALYERRAAMGGWGEEVYYALLQAGILQADSGDWPAAADALTRAWESRPQRLEACYELASRLRGMRRHHAAHAFVAAAVDREPPDDLLFVQPWVYRWGLLFEFSVTSYWVGDTVASLAACDRLLAMPDLPEAYRRQTETNRAFAAGRLAPAAVPAP, translated from the coding sequence GTGAAGCCGTCGATCTGCCTGTGCATGATCGTCAAGAACGAGGCGCGTGTCATCGAGCGCTGCCTCGCCTCCGTCAGGGATCTGGTGGACGCCTGGGTCGTCTCCGACACGGGGTCCACCGACGGCACCCAGGAGCTGATCCGGAACGCCCTGCGCGGCATCCCCGGGGAGCTGTACGAGGAGCCCTGGACCGACTTCGGCCACAACCGGAGCCTGAACATCCGGCACGCCCGCGGCCGGGCCGACTACCTGCTGCTCCTCGACGCCGACCACGTGCTCCGGCGGGAGGGCCCGCTGCCTCCGCTGACCGCCGACGCGTACCTGCTGCGCCACGAGGGCGCGCTGGAGTACCGCATCAAGCGCCTGGTCAGGGGCGACATCGCCTGGCGGTACGAGGGGGTCACCCACGAGTATCTGACGGCGGACGGGGCCGGGGGCCAGGAGCGCACCAGCGAGAATCTCGACGCACTCGTCGTCGAGCACTTCGCCGACGGCGGCTCACGGCACGACAAGTTCGAGCGCGACGCCCGCCTGCTGACCGCCGAGCTCGCGCGCGATCCCGCCAACCCCCGGACCGTGTTCTACCTCGCCCAGACCATGCGGGACATGGGCCGTACGGACGAGGCCGTCGCACTCTACGAGCGCCGCGCGGCCATGGGCGGCTGGGGCGAGGAGGTCTACTACGCGCTGCTCCAGGCCGGGATCCTCCAGGCGGACTCGGGAGACTGGCCGGCGGCGGCCGACGCCTTGACGCGCGCCTGGGAGTCCCGCCCGCAGCGTCTCGAGGCCTGCTACGAACTGGCCTCGCGCCTGCGCGGGATGAGACGCCATCACGCCGCCCACGCGTTCGTCGCCGCCGCCGTCGACCGTGAGCCGCCGGACGACCTGCTGTTCGTGCAGCCGTGGGTGTACCGCTGGGGCCTGCTGTTCGAGTTCTCGGTCACCTCCTACTGGGTGGGCGACACCGTCGCCTCGCTCGCCGCCTGCGACCGGCTCCTTGCGATGCCCGACCTGCCCGAGGCCTACCGCCGGCAGACCGAGACCAACCGCGCGTTCGCCGCCGGCCGGCTGGCCCCGGCCGCGGTGCCCGCCCCTTAG
- a CDS encoding DUF6227 family protein, protein MSDPGTTLSKHQVTCGDGLETLLNDPQDPHDPYETTETHVERLLGRALNSFDLPDITVERLETALAHSSALHSSHHSASLHRTTYRHTYLLADGTALSLWELVHNSGRDGAEQHELYTEEAEARLAASRLPARFDQGWGIERSAGLDFDEDGDLELLSALLARPIPTQPRMYVPDNSADHARRVLRRAENADRPGEETARRLRVAFAHHITQAFGRQCAVERNREAGFTLYEHAFLLLDGSELSLWEVEHTATPDGRHMCEVYEDEHTAREAMEHRARVR, encoded by the coding sequence ATGTCAGACCCAGGGACTACGTTAAGCAAGCACCAAGTGACATGCGGCGACGGCCTGGAGACCCTCTTGAACGATCCGCAGGATCCTCACGATCCGTACGAGACGACCGAGACGCACGTCGAGCGCCTCCTCGGCCGGGCGCTCAACTCCTTCGACCTGCCCGACATCACGGTCGAGCGCCTGGAGACGGCGCTCGCACACTCCAGCGCGCTGCACTCCTCGCACCACAGCGCGTCGCTGCACCGCACCACGTACCGCCACACCTATCTGCTGGCCGACGGCACGGCGCTCAGCCTGTGGGAGCTGGTGCACAACTCCGGCCGCGACGGCGCCGAGCAGCACGAGCTGTACACGGAGGAGGCGGAGGCCCGGCTCGCCGCGTCCCGGCTGCCGGCCCGCTTCGACCAGGGCTGGGGCATAGAGCGCTCCGCCGGCCTGGACTTCGACGAGGACGGCGACCTGGAGCTGCTCAGCGCCCTGCTGGCGCGCCCGATACCGACGCAGCCCCGGATGTACGTCCCGGACAACTCCGCGGACCACGCGCGCCGTGTGCTGCGGCGTGCGGAGAACGCGGACCGGCCCGGCGAGGAGACGGCGCGCAGGCTGCGGGTGGCGTTCGCCCACCACATCACGCAGGCGTTCGGGCGCCAGTGCGCGGTGGAGCGCAACCGTGAGGCCGGATTCACGCTCTACGAGCACGCGTTCCTGCTGCTCGACGGAAGCGAGCTGAGCCTGTGGGAGGTCGAGCACACGGCGACCCCGGACGGCCGTCACATGTGCGAGGTCTACGAGGACGAGCACACGGCGCGGGAGGCGATGGAGCACCGCGCGCGGGTGCGCTGA
- a CDS encoding P1 family peptidase, with protein MTKHDALTDVTGLRVGHARVEGPGALSGTTVVLAPPGGAVAAVDVRGGGPGTRETDALDPRNVVQRIEAVVLTGGSAYGLESAAGVMAWLEEQGRGVRVGPDPSHVVPVVPAACVFDLGRGGDFTARPSAATGRAAVEAAAATGLHARVETGAVGAGTGAVVGGLKGGVGTASTVLESGVTVAALVVVNAVGAAVDPETGALYGTYFQGRAAYPDPAVHEAARQRLAEARASHAPPPLNTTLAVVATDADLTRAQAQKLAGTAHDGIARAIRPVHLLNDGDTVFALATGEREMAPEAGPLALNDILAAGADTVTRAIVRAVLETAGGIEGPGGDFPAYRELYGPDLSPDSR; from the coding sequence ATGACGAAGCACGACGCACTCACGGACGTGACCGGCCTCCGCGTCGGCCACGCGCGCGTGGAGGGGCCAGGCGCGCTCAGCGGGACCACCGTCGTCCTCGCCCCGCCGGGCGGGGCCGTGGCGGCCGTGGACGTACGGGGCGGTGGCCCCGGCACCCGGGAGACCGACGCGCTCGACCCGCGTAACGTCGTCCAGCGGATCGAGGCCGTGGTCCTGACCGGCGGCAGCGCGTACGGACTCGAGTCGGCCGCCGGTGTGATGGCCTGGCTGGAGGAGCAGGGCCGGGGCGTACGGGTCGGGCCCGACCCCTCGCACGTGGTCCCGGTCGTCCCCGCCGCCTGCGTCTTCGACCTGGGCCGGGGCGGCGACTTCACCGCCCGCCCGAGCGCTGCCACGGGGCGCGCCGCGGTCGAGGCCGCCGCGGCGACGGGGCTGCACGCGCGCGTGGAGACGGGCGCGGTCGGCGCGGGCACCGGGGCCGTCGTCGGCGGGCTCAAGGGCGGGGTCGGCACGGCGAGCACGGTCCTGGAGTCGGGCGTCACGGTCGCCGCGCTGGTCGTCGTCAACGCGGTCGGCGCGGCGGTCGATCCGGAGACGGGTGCGCTGTACGGGACGTACTTCCAGGGCCGGGCCGCGTACCCGGACCCGGCCGTCCACGAGGCCGCGCGGCAGCGTCTCGCCGAGGCCCGGGCCTCGCACGCCCCGCCGCCCCTGAACACCACCCTCGCGGTCGTCGCCACCGACGCGGACCTGACCCGCGCGCAGGCGCAGAAGCTCGCGGGCACGGCGCACGACGGCATCGCGCGCGCCATCCGTCCGGTGCATCTCCTCAACGACGGGGACACCGTCTTCGCCCTCGCGACCGGGGAGCGGGAAATGGCCCCGGAGGCCGGGCCGCTCGCCCTCAACGACATCCTGGCGGCGGGCGCGGACACCGTGACCCGGGCGATCGTGCGGGCGGTCCTGGAGACCGCCGGGGGAATCGAGGGACCGGGCGGCGACTTCCCCGCGTACCGCGAGCTGTACGGACCGGACCTCTCCCCCGACTCCCGGTAA